A single genomic interval of Trinickia acidisoli harbors:
- a CDS encoding MFS transporter has product MAPPISPRSLGSAPPQAAAQPSTVRRSRARYRVLGLLAAGTMINYLDRTVLGIAAPQMTKELGINAALMGLIFSAFSWSYVVSQIPGGVFLDRFGSKLTYFLSMTLWSLCTLTQGLVNGVGALFACRLGLGVTESPCFPTNSRIVATWFPQTERAFATGTYTVGEYIGLAFFSPLLFALMGTFGWRSLFYVVGGVGVVFGLVWWRFYREPLDHPAANDAELAYIEAGGGVTRHSPSEQAGKHAKVDWRDIGRLLKHRQLTGICLGQFAGNSTLVFFLTWFPTYLATERHMGWLKIGFFAVMPFIAASIGVMFGGTFSDWLLRRGKSPNVARKLPIIAGLLLASTIVLANFVQSNMAVIAILSLAFFAQGMAALGWTLVSDIAPSDLLGLTGGIFNVAANLAGIITPLVIGLIVAATGSFVWALAFIGVIALIGAASYIFIVGDIKRIEL; this is encoded by the coding sequence ATGGCCCCTCCGATTTCACCGCGCTCGCTCGGCTCGGCGCCACCGCAAGCGGCTGCGCAACCGTCCACGGTTCGGCGCTCGCGCGCCCGCTACCGTGTCCTAGGTCTGCTGGCCGCGGGGACGATGATCAATTACCTCGACCGAACCGTGCTCGGTATTGCGGCTCCGCAAATGACGAAGGAGCTCGGCATCAACGCGGCGTTGATGGGTTTGATCTTTTCGGCGTTTTCGTGGAGCTATGTCGTATCGCAGATACCCGGCGGTGTATTCCTCGACCGCTTCGGCAGCAAGCTGACCTATTTTCTGTCGATGACGCTGTGGTCGCTGTGCACGCTAACGCAGGGACTCGTAAATGGCGTCGGCGCGCTCTTCGCTTGTCGGCTCGGCCTCGGCGTGACCGAATCGCCGTGCTTTCCGACCAATAGCCGAATCGTGGCGACGTGGTTTCCGCAAACGGAGCGCGCATTCGCCACGGGCACCTATACGGTCGGCGAATATATCGGCCTCGCATTCTTCAGTCCCCTTCTGTTCGCGCTGATGGGCACGTTCGGGTGGCGCTCCCTCTTCTACGTGGTCGGCGGTGTCGGTGTTGTCTTTGGTCTCGTGTGGTGGCGCTTCTATCGCGAACCGCTCGATCATCCCGCAGCCAACGATGCCGAACTCGCGTACATCGAAGCGGGCGGCGGTGTCACTCGGCACAGCCCGAGCGAACAAGCGGGCAAGCATGCCAAGGTCGATTGGCGCGATATCGGCCGGCTACTCAAGCACCGGCAACTCACGGGCATTTGCCTCGGCCAGTTCGCCGGCAACTCGACGCTCGTATTCTTCTTGACCTGGTTTCCGACCTACCTGGCAACGGAGCGCCATATGGGTTGGCTGAAGATCGGCTTTTTCGCGGTCATGCCTTTCATCGCCGCATCGATCGGCGTGATGTTCGGCGGTACGTTCTCGGATTGGCTGCTGCGCCGCGGCAAATCGCCGAACGTTGCACGCAAGCTGCCGATCATCGCCGGGCTGCTGCTCGCGTCGACGATCGTCCTCGCGAACTTCGTGCAGAGCAACATGGCCGTCATTGCGATTCTGTCGCTCGCGTTCTTCGCGCAAGGCATGGCCGCGCTCGGTTGGACGCTCGTTTCCGACATCGCCCCGAGCGACTTGCTCGGTTTGACCGGCGGGATTTTCAACGTCGCGGCGAATCTCGCCGGCATCATCACGCCGCTCGTCATCGGCCTGATCGTGGCGGCAAC
- a CDS encoding shikimate dehydrogenase: MSAETKRDQRSILLGLIGAGIGGSLSPAMHEEEARQQGLTCVYRRIDLEALGVDVSALPDLLTAAERMGFDGLNITYPCKQAVIPLLDELSDDANALGAVNTVLFKDGRRLGYNTDWSGFTRSFQRGLPNASLARVVQLGAGGAGAAVAHAALSLGVEQLMLFDVDETRAASLAAELQQRFTTAEIVSGGSLADAMCEATGLIHATPTGMAKLPGMPLSAELLHRALWVADIVYFPIRTALIEAAEKIGCRTLSGGGMAVYQAVDAFRIFTGVEPDADRMFAHLQALLAR, from the coding sequence ATGAGCGCCGAGACGAAGCGAGATCAGCGTTCGATCCTGCTCGGGCTGATCGGCGCGGGCATCGGCGGATCGCTGAGCCCGGCGATGCACGAGGAAGAAGCGCGGCAACAAGGGCTCACCTGCGTGTATCGGCGCATCGATCTCGAAGCACTCGGCGTCGACGTGAGCGCACTGCCCGACCTGCTCACGGCCGCCGAGCGCATGGGCTTCGACGGCCTGAACATCACCTATCCGTGCAAGCAAGCGGTGATTCCGCTGCTCGACGAACTGTCCGACGACGCCAACGCATTGGGCGCGGTGAACACCGTGCTGTTCAAAGACGGCCGGCGGCTCGGCTACAACACCGATTGGTCCGGCTTCACGCGCTCGTTTCAGCGCGGCCTGCCCAATGCATCGCTCGCGCGCGTCGTGCAACTCGGCGCGGGCGGTGCGGGCGCCGCGGTGGCGCACGCTGCACTGAGCCTCGGCGTCGAGCAACTGATGTTGTTCGACGTCGACGAGACGCGCGCAGCCTCGCTCGCGGCCGAATTGCAACAACGGTTCACCACGGCAGAGATCGTGTCGGGCGGCTCGCTCGCGGACGCGATGTGCGAGGCAACCGGTCTCATTCACGCCACGCCGACGGGCATGGCCAAGCTGCCGGGCATGCCTTTGTCCGCCGAGTTGCTGCATCGCGCGCTGTGGGTCGCCGACATCGTCTATTTCCCAATCCGCACCGCACTCATCGAAGCCGCCGAAAAAATCGGTTGCCGCACGCTGAGCGGCGGCGGCATGGCCGTCTACCAAGCCGTGGACGCGTTCCGCATTTTCACCGGCGTAGAGCCGGACGCCGACCGGATGTTCGCGCATCTGCAAGCGCTGCTCGCGCGATAG